One genomic segment of Dysosmobacter sp. Marseille-Q4140 includes these proteins:
- a CDS encoding nucleoside deaminase, protein MHSEQERFMEEALALAREAAAAGEVPVGCVIVRNGQIVGWGRNRREEKRATASHAEMEAIARANEALGTWRLEDCELYVTLEPCPMCAGAILNARIARVWYGARDPAFGACGGVTNLFMEEFPNRPALVGGVLGEECRAELAKFFAGLREKKTDASDGI, encoded by the coding sequence ATGCACTCGGAGCAGGAGCGCTTCATGGAGGAGGCTCTGGCCCTGGCCCGGGAGGCCGCGGCCGCCGGGGAGGTGCCGGTGGGCTGCGTCATCGTGCGGAATGGGCAGATCGTGGGCTGGGGCCGCAACCGGCGGGAGGAAAAGCGCGCCACCGCTTCCCACGCGGAGATGGAGGCCATCGCCCGGGCCAACGAGGCCCTTGGCACCTGGCGGCTGGAGGACTGCGAGCTGTACGTGACCCTGGAGCCCTGCCCCATGTGCGCCGGGGCCATCCTCAACGCCCGGATCGCCCGGGTGTGGTACGGTGCACGGGATCCGGCCTTCGGCGCCTGCGGCGGCGTGACGAACCTCTTCATGGAGGAGTTCCCCAACCGCCCCGCCCTGGTGGGCGGCGTGCTGGGGGAGGAATGCCGGGCGGAGCTGGCGAAGTTCTTCGCCGGGCTGCGGGAGAAAAAAACCGATGCCTCTGATGGGATTTAA
- the spoIID gene encoding stage II sporulation protein D gives MKRTSQFRQTAAVSAALLALLFLLPLAVVVPFRDSLFSARDTVDEHEAEPFVPGELDASVTLRVLDGDTVEEMDLGTYLVAVVRAEMPASFEPEALKAQAVAARTYTLYKIRTGGNHGEEADICTDSTCCQAYIAEDRARENWGADADENEAKIEAAVHDTDGETILYDGVPILAVFHSSSAGQTRTAGEVWVSDLPYLQAVSSPEQGDAIPNYYSRAEFTAEQFREKVLSALPEADLSGPMDTWLQNAVTDTAGSVETVEVGGVAVKGSTVRSILGLRSACFEWEIQEQTLVFYVTGFGHGVGMSQYGANQMAAEGADYREILTHYYTGVTVEPYVPGEG, from the coding sequence ATGAAGCGCACATCTCAGTTCCGCCAGACCGCCGCGGTGTCCGCGGCGCTGCTGGCGCTGTTGTTTTTGCTGCCCCTGGCGGTGGTGGTCCCCTTCCGGGACAGCCTCTTTTCCGCCCGGGACACGGTGGACGAGCACGAGGCGGAGCCCTTTGTCCCCGGCGAGCTGGACGCCTCCGTCACGCTGCGGGTGCTGGACGGGGACACGGTGGAGGAGATGGACCTGGGAACCTATCTGGTGGCGGTGGTCCGGGCGGAGATGCCCGCCTCCTTCGAGCCGGAGGCCCTGAAGGCCCAGGCGGTGGCCGCCCGGACCTATACCTTGTATAAGATCCGCACCGGCGGCAACCACGGCGAGGAGGCCGACATCTGCACCGACTCCACCTGCTGCCAGGCCTACATCGCCGAGGACCGGGCCCGGGAGAACTGGGGCGCGGACGCCGATGAAAACGAGGCCAAGATCGAGGCGGCGGTCCACGACACCGACGGAGAGACCATCCTCTACGACGGCGTACCGATCCTGGCAGTGTTCCACTCCTCCTCCGCCGGGCAGACCCGCACCGCCGGGGAGGTGTGGGTCAGCGACCTGCCCTACCTCCAGGCGGTGTCGTCCCCGGAGCAGGGAGACGCCATCCCCAACTATTACAGCCGGGCGGAGTTCACGGCGGAGCAGTTCCGGGAGAAGGTCCTCTCCGCCCTGCCGGAGGCAGACCTGTCAGGCCCCATGGACACCTGGCTCCAAAACGCCGTCACCGACACTGCCGGCAGCGTGGAGACCGTGGAGGTGGGGGGCGTGGCCGTCAAGGGCAGCACCGTGCGCAGCATCCTGGGCCTGCGGTCCGCCTGCTTCGAGTGGGAGATCCAGGAGCAGACGCTGGTGTTCTACGTCACCGGCTTCGGCCACGGCGTGGGCATGAGCCAGTACGGCGCCAACCAGATGGCGGCGGAGGGGGCAGACTACCGGGAGATCCTGACCCACTACTACACCGGCGTCACCGTGGAGCCCTATGTCCCCGGGGAGGGGTGA
- a CDS encoding response regulator transcription factor encodes MGRNILVVEDDRNICDLIHMYLVKEGFDVRIAGDGGKAIEEFKKQAPDLILLDIMLPVMDGWSVCAKIRETSKVPIIMLTAKSEVFDRIQGLEMGADDYIVKPFEMKELIARINAVLRRTEIPNDTTKRLTFDKLVIDLDSYELIVDGKKIDTPPKELELLYHLASTPNRVYTRNQLLDEVWGFDYFGDSRTVDVHIKRLREKVEGVSDRWALKTVWGVGYKFEVTGARPAEKADG; translated from the coding sequence ATGGGCCGTAACATTCTGGTGGTAGAGGACGACCGCAACATCTGCGACCTGATCCACATGTATCTGGTGAAGGAGGGCTTCGACGTCCGCATCGCCGGCGACGGGGGAAAGGCCATTGAGGAGTTCAAGAAGCAGGCGCCGGACCTGATCCTGCTGGACATCATGCTGCCGGTGATGGACGGCTGGTCCGTCTGCGCCAAGATCCGGGAGACCAGCAAGGTCCCCATCATCATGCTGACCGCCAAGAGCGAGGTGTTCGACCGGATCCAGGGCCTGGAGATGGGCGCCGACGACTACATCGTCAAGCCCTTCGAGATGAAGGAGCTGATCGCCCGGATCAACGCCGTGCTGCGGCGGACGGAGATCCCCAACGACACCACCAAGCGGCTGACCTTCGACAAACTGGTCATCGACCTGGACTCCTACGAGCTGATCGTGGACGGCAAGAAGATCGACACGCCCCCCAAGGAGCTGGAGCTCCTTTACCACCTGGCCTCCACGCCCAACCGGGTCTACACCCGCAATCAGCTGCTGGACGAGGTGTGGGGCTTCGACTACTTCGGCGACAGCCGGACCGTGGACGTGCATATCAAGCGCCTGCGGGAGAAGGTGGAGGGCGTCAGCGACCGGTGGGCCCTCAAGACCGTCTGGGGCGTGGGGTACAAGTTTGAAGTGACCGGCGCCCGGCCGGCGGAGAAGGCGGACGGATGA
- a CDS encoding HAMP domain-containing protein, with product MKGLKKRFRGLYWRQLFVTAGMVMLTLFLLGASFFSLSYNYARSQKSEELGEKAEMVAKIAAGYLRTGQEDDLRQLATFAATVSEVDFLICDTEGHVGLSTDPAMEGLVVTVPDEMTREVLEEHISAGRSDLDGFYEAKRFIVGVPIYTGDTGEPAGIAFAVSTSASLDSMWQGFIGLFFMTAFVVLMISFMASSVTAMRQVQPIREMAQATRRYAEGDFDVRMRDYGRDDEVGELAASFNNMAETLQQTERQRREFIANISHELKTPMTTIAGYTDGILDGTIPPENERQYLQIISDESRRLSRLVRRMLDVSQLQAMDPLRGGSRFDVCESMRRVLISLEKKITERELDVEADIPDEPILVLGDKDLITQVIYNLLDNAAKFATPGTTLYLGVTTIDGKARVTVRNLGETISPEELPLLFERFHKSDKSRSEDKDGVGLGLYIVKTILEQHKEKINVTSENGVTTFSFSLAME from the coding sequence ATGAAGGGACTGAAAAAGCGGTTCCGCGGGCTGTACTGGCGGCAGCTGTTCGTCACCGCCGGCATGGTGATGCTGACGCTGTTTCTGCTGGGCGCGTCCTTCTTCTCCCTGAGCTACAATTACGCCCGCAGCCAGAAGAGCGAGGAGCTGGGGGAAAAGGCCGAGATGGTGGCCAAGATCGCGGCCGGATACCTGCGCACCGGCCAGGAGGACGACCTGCGCCAGCTGGCCACCTTTGCCGCCACGGTGTCGGAGGTGGACTTCCTGATCTGCGACACCGAGGGCCACGTGGGCCTTTCCACCGATCCGGCCATGGAGGGCCTGGTGGTCACCGTGCCGGATGAGATGACCCGGGAGGTGCTGGAGGAGCACATCTCCGCCGGCCGCAGCGACCTGGACGGCTTTTATGAGGCCAAGCGGTTCATCGTGGGCGTGCCCATCTATACCGGCGACACCGGCGAGCCCGCCGGCATCGCCTTTGCCGTGTCCACCAGCGCGTCTTTGGACTCCATGTGGCAGGGCTTCATCGGGCTGTTCTTCATGACGGCCTTCGTCGTGCTGATGATCTCCTTCATGGCCTCCTCCGTCACCGCCATGCGGCAGGTGCAGCCCATCCGGGAGATGGCACAGGCCACCCGCCGCTACGCCGAGGGCGACTTCGACGTGCGCATGCGGGATTACGGCCGGGACGACGAGGTGGGCGAGCTGGCGGCCTCCTTCAACAACATGGCCGAGACGCTGCAGCAGACCGAGCGCCAGCGGCGGGAGTTCATCGCCAACATCTCCCACGAGCTCAAGACCCCCATGACCACCATCGCCGGCTATACCGACGGCATCCTGGACGGCACCATCCCCCCGGAGAACGAGCGGCAGTACCTCCAGATCATCTCCGACGAGAGCCGGCGCCTGAGCCGCCTGGTGCGGCGGATGCTGGACGTGAGCCAGCTCCAGGCCATGGACCCCCTCCGGGGCGGCAGCCGCTTCGACGTGTGCGAGAGCATGCGCCGGGTGCTGATCTCCCTGGAGAAGAAGATCACCGAGCGGGAGCTGGACGTGGAGGCCGACATCCCTGACGAGCCCATTTTGGTGCTGGGGGACAAGGACCTCATCACCCAGGTGATCTACAACCTGCTGGACAACGCCGCCAAGTTCGCCACCCCCGGCACCACGCTGTACCTGGGCGTGACCACCATCGACGGCAAGGCCCGGGTGACGGTGCGGAACCTGGGGGAGACCATCTCCCCGGAGGAACTGCCGCTGCTGTTCGAGCGGTTCCACAAGAGCGACAAGTCCCGCAGCGAGGACAAGGACGGCGTGGGCCTGGGGCTCTACATCGTCAAGACCATTTTGGAGCAGCACAAGGAAAAGATCAATGTGACCAGCGAGAACGGCGTGACCACCTTCTCCTTCTCCCTGGCCATGGAATGA
- a CDS encoding trypsin-like peptidase domain-containing protein, with protein sequence MNDNTHASPEQRLPGEVVERYIQPDPREVVERYVRPLPGRRSAPARPSRRRGRTGLWVFLLCLGVTLALAVGTWAWNTAGEVRLDRFYFDYEEQESSADTEAVTIPTYPYGQGVTLEVAPAGGTELTAQEIYRLVNPSVVTVLAQLEDGVSVGTGVIFTQDGYILTNYHVVSGGRDASVTLDSGRSYEAKYVAGDAENDLAVLKVDLTGLPAAAFGDSDALTVGDKVYAIGNPLGVELRGTLTDGIVSAINRDVWVEGRKMTLIQTNAALNSGNSGGPLINVYGQVVGINTIKMSSAYSNVEGLGFALPSSSIQYLVNDLLECGQVRPEPELGVSVLQLGVRLDEDLWGVEVVEVNPRSAAEKAGVRVGDFIVSAAGAEVTSSQDLLRIRRQFHVGDELPLTLWREGEQLEVTLVLQGAGDSGS encoded by the coding sequence ATGAACGACAACACGCACGCCTCCCCGGAGCAGCGCCTTCCCGGCGAGGTGGTCGAACGCTATATCCAGCCGGACCCCCGGGAGGTGGTGGAACGCTACGTCCGCCCCCTGCCCGGGCGGAGAAGCGCGCCCGCCCGCCCCTCCCGCCGCCGCGGCCGCACCGGGCTGTGGGTGTTTCTCCTGTGCCTGGGCGTGACGCTGGCCCTGGCCGTGGGGACCTGGGCCTGGAACACCGCCGGAGAGGTCCGGCTGGACCGGTTCTACTTTGATTATGAGGAGCAGGAATCTTCCGCCGACACGGAGGCCGTCACCATTCCCACCTATCCCTACGGGCAGGGCGTGACCCTGGAGGTGGCCCCCGCCGGCGGTACGGAGCTGACCGCCCAGGAGATCTACCGGCTGGTGAACCCCTCTGTGGTGACGGTGCTGGCCCAGCTGGAGGACGGGGTGTCCGTGGGCACCGGCGTCATCTTCACCCAGGACGGCTACATCCTCACCAACTACCATGTGGTCTCCGGCGGCCGGGACGCCTCCGTCACGCTGGACAGCGGCCGCAGCTACGAGGCCAAATACGTGGCCGGAGACGCGGAAAATGACCTGGCGGTGCTGAAGGTGGACCTGACGGGCCTGCCCGCCGCCGCATTCGGCGACTCGGACGCCCTGACCGTGGGCGACAAGGTCTACGCCATCGGCAACCCTCTGGGCGTGGAGCTGCGGGGTACCCTCACCGACGGCATCGTCTCCGCCATCAACCGGGACGTGTGGGTGGAGGGCCGGAAGATGACCCTGATCCAGACCAATGCCGCGCTGAACTCCGGAAACTCCGGCGGTCCGCTCATCAACGTCTACGGCCAGGTGGTGGGCATCAACACCATCAAGATGAGCTCCGCCTACTCCAATGTCGAGGGCCTGGGCTTCGCCCTGCCCAGCTCCTCCATCCAGTATCTGGTCAACGACCTGCTGGAGTGCGGCCAGGTGCGGCCGGAGCCGGAGCTGGGCGTGTCCGTGCTGCAGCTGGGCGTCCGGCTGGACGAGGACCTCTGGGGCGTGGAGGTGGTGGAGGTGAATCCCCGCTCCGCCGCTGAAAAGGCCGGCGTCCGGGTGGGGGATTTCATCGTCTCCGCCGCCGGCGCCGAGGTCACCTCCAGCCAGGATCTGCTGCGTATCCGGCGCCAGTTCCATGTGGGGGACGAGTTGCCCCTGACCCTCTGGCGGGAGGGAGAGCAGCTGGAGGTCACGCTGGTGCTGCAGGGCGCCGGGGACAGCGGCTCCTGA
- a CDS encoding class II fumarate hydratase — translation MNTRMEHDTMGSIAVPADRHWGAQTQRSLENFRIGGQRQPREIITAFAYLKEACALANAACGKLTAEQAAAIAAACAEIRAGKWDEEFPLVVWQTGSGTQTNMNVNEVISHLTAERGVALHPNDHVNASQSSNDTFPSALHIAAALSVANDVIPAAERLAAAFRQLEEAYPDLIRIGRTHLQDATPLRFAQEVSGWRELVEAPVRMLRLALTELCRLAIGGTAVGTGLNAPKGYDEMVCARLREMTGLDFQPDPNKFHALTSKDALVFAHGALKALAANLMKIANDIRFEASGPRCGMGELHIPENEPGSSIMPGKVNPTQCEAVTMVAVQVMAGDAAIGFAASQGNFQLNVFLPVSAYNFQLSARLLTDVMDSFRVHCVEGITPNAERMAYNLQNSLMLVTCLTPKIGYEAAAKCAKKALSDGTTLKEAVLALGLLTAEEFDETVRPEKMV, via the coding sequence ATGAACACCCGGATGGAACACGACACCATGGGCTCCATCGCCGTGCCGGCGGACCGGCACTGGGGCGCCCAGACCCAGCGGAGCCTGGAGAATTTCAGGATCGGCGGCCAGCGCCAGCCCAGGGAGATCATCACCGCCTTCGCCTATTTGAAGGAGGCCTGCGCCCTGGCCAACGCCGCGTGCGGCAAGCTGACGGCGGAGCAGGCCGCCGCCATCGCCGCCGCCTGCGCCGAGATCCGGGCGGGGAAGTGGGACGAGGAGTTCCCCCTGGTGGTCTGGCAGACCGGCAGCGGTACCCAGACCAATATGAACGTCAATGAGGTCATCTCTCACCTGACGGCGGAGCGGGGCGTGGCCCTGCACCCCAACGACCACGTCAACGCCTCCCAGTCCAGCAACGACACCTTCCCCTCCGCCCTCCACATCGCCGCGGCCCTGAGCGTGGCCAACGACGTGATCCCGGCGGCGGAGCGGCTGGCGGCGGCCTTCCGGCAGCTGGAGGAGGCGTATCCCGACCTCATCCGCATCGGCCGCACCCACCTCCAGGACGCCACGCCCCTGCGCTTTGCCCAGGAGGTCTCCGGCTGGCGGGAACTGGTGGAGGCCCCGGTGCGGATGCTGCGCCTGGCCCTGACGGAGCTGTGCAGACTGGCCATCGGCGGCACCGCTGTGGGCACCGGCCTCAACGCCCCCAAGGGGTACGACGAGATGGTCTGCGCCCGGCTCCGGGAGATGACCGGCCTGGACTTCCAGCCGGACCCCAACAAGTTCCACGCCCTTACCAGCAAGGACGCCCTGGTCTTTGCCCACGGGGCCCTGAAGGCCCTGGCCGCCAACCTCATGAAGATCGCCAACGACATCCGCTTCGAGGCCAGCGGCCCCCGCTGCGGCATGGGCGAGCTCCACATCCCGGAAAACGAGCCCGGCAGTTCCATCATGCCCGGCAAGGTGAACCCCACCCAGTGCGAGGCCGTCACCATGGTGGCCGTCCAGGTCATGGCGGGCGACGCCGCCATCGGCTTTGCCGCCAGCCAGGGCAACTTCCAGCTCAATGTGTTCCTGCCGGTCTCGGCCTATAACTTCCAGCTCTCCGCCCGGCTTCTGACGGATGTAATGGACTCCTTCCGGGTCCACTGCGTGGAGGGCATCACCCCCAACGCGGAGCGGATGGCGTACAACCTCCAGAACTCCCTCATGCTGGTCACCTGCCTGACGCCGAAGATCGGCTACGAGGCGGCGGCCAAGTGCGCCAAGAAGGCCCTCTCCGACGGCACCACCCTCAAAGAGGCGGTGCTGGCCCTGGGGCTCCTCACGGCGGAGGAGTTCGACGAGACCGTCCGCCCGGAGAAGATGGTCTGA